The DNA sequence CGTTATTGCTCCAGGCGGAAGAAGAGCGAGTGGTCGATAACCGTATGCACGATCGCTACTGTGAACTTCGCGCCGCTGGCGGTCATCCCTGTGAAGGGAATAAGCCGTTTGTCATAGAAGGGGCATACCATGAGATCCTTTTTGAAAAGGACGCCATGCGCTCGGTCGCGCTAAACGCTATCGTCGATTTTTTTAGTCGACACACTTAATCCGGCGAAACGCTCGTCGCCCTGTTTAGAGGTTAAAATTTTTATGTACCAGGTTGTTGCGTCTGACTTAGATGGCACGTTGCTTTCCCCCGATCACTGCTTAACCCCCTACGCCAAAGAGACGCTGAAGCTGCTTACCGCGCGCGGTATCAATTTCGTATTTGCGACCGGCCGTCATTACATCGATGTCGGGCAAATTCGCGATAATCTCGGCATTAAATCCTATATGATCACCTCTAACGGCGCTCGCGTACACGATAGCGAAGGAAAGCAAATATTTGCTCACAACCTTGATCGCGATATTGCCGCCGATCTGTTTGAGGTTATGCGTAACGATCCGGCAATCGTGACGAATGTGTATCGTGAAGATGAGTGGTATATGAACCGCCATCGTCCGGAGGAGATGCGTTTCTTCAAAGAAGCGGTATTTAACTACAAGCTTTACGAGCCGGGCGAACTCGATCCTGAAGGCATCAGCAAGGTCTTTTTCACCTGCGATAAGCATGAGCATCTGCTGCCGCTGGAGCAGGCAATCAACGCCCGCTGGGGCGATCGCGTGAACGTGAGCTTCTCTACCGTAACCTGCCTCGAAGTGATGGCCGGCGGCGTGTCAAAAGGACATGCGCTGGAAGCCGTCGCGAAAATGCTCGGCTATAGCCTGAAAGAGTGCATTGCCTTCGGTGACGGCATGAACGATGCGGAAATGCTGTCGCTGGCGGGTAAGGGCTGCATTATGGCCGACGCGCACCAGCGGTTGAAAGATTTGCATCCTGAACTGGAAGTGATCGGCAGCAACGCCGATGACGCCGTCCCGCACTATCTACGTAAACTCTATCTTGATTAAAAAAGATTGACGTTTGCTTTATAAGTGAACAGTTG is a window from the Klebsiella oxytoca genome containing:
- the yigL gene encoding sugar/pyridoxal phosphate phosphatase YigL → MYQVVASDLDGTLLSPDHCLTPYAKETLKLLTARGINFVFATGRHYIDVGQIRDNLGIKSYMITSNGARVHDSEGKQIFAHNLDRDIAADLFEVMRNDPAIVTNVYREDEWYMNRHRPEEMRFFKEAVFNYKLYEPGELDPEGISKVFFTCDKHEHLLPLEQAINARWGDRVNVSFSTVTCLEVMAGGVSKGHALEAVAKMLGYSLKECIAFGDGMNDAEMLSLAGKGCIMADAHQRLKDLHPELEVIGSNADDAVPHYLRKLYLD